The Hydrogenobacter thermophilus TK-6 genome window below encodes:
- a CDS encoding (2Fe-2S)-binding protein, whose translation MKERVSLTVNGVSHTLEVEPRTLLVYAIREILNLTGTHIGCDTSSCGACTVLMNGKAVKSCTVLALQADGAEIITVEGLASDSELHPIQEGFKEEHGLQCGFCTPGMMMVSCDILETEEELDEDKVRKLLKGNLCRCTGYQNIVKAILYAKEKSAVTK comes from the coding sequence ATGAAAGAGAGGGTAAGTCTCACTGTCAATGGGGTATCTCATACCTTAGAGGTGGAGCCTCGAACACTGCTTGTTTATGCTATAAGAGAAATACTTAACCTGACTGGAACGCACATAGGATGCGATACGAGCAGTTGCGGGGCGTGTACCGTTCTCATGAACGGTAAGGCTGTAAAATCATGTACCGTGTTAGCTCTTCAAGCGGACGGTGCAGAGATCATCACAGTTGAAGGACTTGCCTCGGACTCGGAACTCCATCCCATACAAGAGGGCTTCAAGGAGGAGCACGGTCTACAATGTGGCTTTTGCACTCCGGGTATGATGATGGTATCCTGTGATATACTTGAGACGGAGGAGGAGCTTGACGAAGATAAAGTTAGAAAACTCCTAAAGGGGAATCTCTGCAGATGCACTGGATACCAAAACATAGTTAAAGCTATATTGTATGCCAAAGAAAAAAGCGCAGTAACTAAATAA
- a CDS encoding methanol/ethanol family PQQ-dependent dehydrogenase: MKRRAYHRLLFLLILSAVSWVGLSIANPQVEELSKKAGLWPAPGRDYHLTRYSPLSQINTHNVKNLDLAWSFSTGVLRGHEGQPLVIGNTMYVQTAYPNIVYALDISKGNDYKILWKYVPQQDDRAVAVACCDTVMRGISYADGKIVMNTLDGHVIALDAKTGKELWKVKHADPYKGETITMAPIVAKDKVIVGISGGEFGVRGRVAAYDLNSGRRVWLCYNQGPDQDMCYGSRTPASYKGLGVNTWQGDQWKIGGATVWGWFSYDPKLNLVYYGTSNPGTWNPYIRCSASWEECQSGRYDNKWSTSIIARDADTGELVWAFQMTPFDQWDYDGVNESILLDVNVGSKKVPALIHFDRNGFAFLLNRATGELIYAKPFVYVNWAKSWDERHARDGHTFKVTKDPTKSPWKPGDNKKDVCPSAMGGKDQQPAAYSPETGLVYVPTNQWCMDYEPAETKYTEGAPYVGANVLMKFYEHKSSVHGLSKTPGHYGRIIAWDPAKGEIKCYIDEKYPTWSGVLVTKGGVGFYGTMDGWFRAFDLKTCKVLWSKKLGSGIIGNPISFEVNGKQYIAVYSGIGGWAGLPVTANLDPNDPYGGLGATNLSLELDLYRQATMSGVLYVFSLE, translated from the coding sequence ATGAAGCGGAGGGCGTATCACAGGCTGCTTTTCCTCCTCATCTTATCTGCTGTTTCCTGGGTTGGGCTGTCTATTGCCAACCCACAGGTTGAGGAGCTTTCAAAGAAAGCCGGTCTTTGGCCGGCGCCGGGGAGAGATTACCACTTAACAAGGTACTCCCCTCTCAGCCAGATAAATACTCACAATGTGAAAAACCTAGATCTGGCGTGGAGCTTTTCTACGGGTGTGCTTAGGGGACACGAAGGTCAACCCCTCGTGATAGGCAACACCATGTATGTGCAGACGGCTTACCCCAACATAGTCTACGCTCTGGACATAAGCAAGGGCAACGATTACAAGATTCTTTGGAAGTATGTTCCACAGCAGGATGATAGGGCTGTTGCTGTAGCTTGCTGCGATACGGTGATGAGGGGTATATCTTATGCGGACGGTAAGATAGTGATGAATACCCTTGACGGTCATGTCATAGCCCTTGATGCCAAAACAGGTAAGGAGCTTTGGAAGGTAAAGCATGCTGACCCTTACAAGGGTGAAACCATCACCATGGCTCCGATAGTTGCAAAGGATAAGGTAATAGTAGGGATCTCCGGTGGTGAGTTTGGCGTAAGGGGAAGGGTAGCGGCATATGACCTTAACTCGGGAAGGCGCGTTTGGCTATGCTACAACCAAGGTCCTGATCAGGACATGTGCTATGGTTCAAGAACACCTGCAAGCTATAAAGGTCTTGGTGTAAATACTTGGCAAGGAGATCAGTGGAAGATAGGAGGAGCCACAGTTTGGGGTTGGTTCTCCTATGACCCAAAGTTAAATCTGGTATACTACGGTACAAGCAATCCTGGCACATGGAACCCTTACATCAGGTGCAGTGCAAGTTGGGAAGAGTGTCAGAGTGGAAGGTACGATAACAAATGGTCCACATCCATAATAGCTCGCGATGCAGATACTGGTGAGCTTGTGTGGGCATTCCAAATGACACCTTTCGATCAGTGGGACTATGACGGCGTAAACGAATCTATACTGCTTGATGTTAATGTAGGTAGCAAAAAGGTACCTGCTCTCATACACTTTGACAGAAACGGCTTTGCCTTTCTACTTAATAGAGCTACTGGAGAGCTTATATACGCAAAACCCTTTGTTTATGTAAACTGGGCTAAGAGCTGGGATGAGAGACACGCCAGAGATGGACACACCTTTAAAGTTACAAAAGACCCCACCAAATCACCTTGGAAACCAGGGGATAACAAGAAGGATGTTTGTCCTTCTGCCATGGGTGGTAAGGACCAGCAACCCGCCGCTTACAGCCCAGAAACAGGGCTTGTGTATGTGCCTACCAACCAGTGGTGTATGGATTATGAGCCTGCGGAAACCAAGTATACGGAAGGTGCTCCTTATGTTGGTGCCAATGTCCTTATGAAGTTTTACGAGCACAAGTCTTCCGTGCACGGGCTTTCCAAAACGCCCGGACATTATGGCAGAATAATAGCGTGGGACCCCGCAAAAGGTGAAATAAAGTGCTACATAGATGAGAAGTATCCAACTTGGAGTGGTGTACTTGTTACCAAAGGTGGTGTTGGGTTCTACGGAACTATGGATGGGTGGTTTAGAGCTTTTGACCTAAAGACTTGTAAAGTGCTCTGGTCTAAGAAGCTTGGCTCGGGCATTATAGGTAATCCCATTTCCTTTGAGGTGAACGGAAAGCAATATATAGCAGTATATTCTGGTATAGGTGGTTGGGCAGGCCTTCCCGTCACTGCAAATCTTGACCCCAATGACCCTTACGGTGGTTTGGGTGCTACCAATCTCTCTCTCGAACTTGACCTTTACAGACAGGCTACTATGAGCGGAGTTCTCTACGTATTCTCTCTTGAGTGA
- a CDS encoding beta-propeller fold lactonase family protein: MRYFFALFLSFFIYLEAMASYVFVSDEEQGIYAIDTDKLELIKHIELKGMGIRGVGVTKDGKYLAVASKKLGKLLVVSTESWKVVREVPLGENPEFVKVHPKRDLLFVTYEETGKVEKAYIVAIDTKNWKEAFRFEGGKESEGMAFSKEGRYLLVTNEGENSISVYDLDTKKKLRDVDLKSYGDRPRGIVSSPDGKYYAVTFENSNGLLLLDNNFKVIRSVKTDAGPYGVTFSPDGSEIIVASFRAGKLDIFDSKTLTKKSSVETGKRCWHFTYSSDYTKLVVPCGNSQNVLIFDVNGFHVIKTFSGLGKPWGAVAFPRAWGSIDTP, translated from the coding sequence ATGCGTTACTTTTTTGCTCTCTTCCTAAGTTTTTTTATATATCTTGAAGCGATGGCATCTTATGTTTTTGTCAGTGATGAGGAACAAGGAATTTATGCTATAGATACTGATAAGCTTGAACTTATAAAACACATTGAGCTAAAGGGTATGGGGATAAGAGGCGTAGGAGTTACCAAGGATGGTAAGTACCTGGCTGTAGCTTCCAAGAAGCTTGGGAAGCTCTTAGTCGTATCTACAGAAAGCTGGAAAGTGGTAAGAGAGGTACCTCTCGGTGAGAACCCTGAGTTCGTAAAGGTGCATCCCAAAAGGGATTTACTCTTTGTGACATACGAAGAGACCGGAAAAGTAGAGAAGGCGTACATAGTTGCAATAGATACTAAGAATTGGAAGGAAGCCTTTAGATTTGAAGGGGGTAAAGAGAGCGAAGGTATGGCTTTTTCAAAAGAAGGTAGATATTTATTAGTTACCAATGAGGGTGAAAACAGCATATCCGTTTATGACCTTGATACCAAAAAGAAGCTCAGGGATGTAGATCTAAAATCTTACGGTGATAGACCTCGTGGTATTGTATCCTCTCCAGATGGAAAGTATTATGCTGTAACATTTGAAAATTCTAATGGCCTGCTTTTACTTGATAATAACTTTAAGGTTATTAGATCGGTAAAAACGGATGCAGGTCCCTATGGTGTAACTTTCAGCCCTGATGGTTCAGAAATAATCGTTGCATCCTTTAGAGCCGGGAAGCTTGATATCTTTGACTCCAAAACATTAACTAAAAAATCATCCGTAGAAACTGGTAAAAGATGCTGGCACTTTACTTATTCTTCGGATTATACAAAGCTTGTGGTTCCATGTGGAAATTCACAGAACGTGCTAATTTTTGATGTAAATGGCTTTCACGTCATAAAGACATTTAGTGGTTTAGGTAAACCTTGGGGTGCGGTAGCTTTTCCCAGAGCGTGGGGAAGCATAGATACCCCTTGA
- a CDS encoding amino acid ABC transporter substrate-binding protein, with the protein MKVLLAILLVLVSLSFPQDVIKFGAAISLTGKLAKEGQLLKQGYELWKERVNALGGIKVGGKHYKVDVVYYDDQSDPVTSARLVERLIVEDGIKFILGPYGSAQVFSSAPIVEKYGAIMVQAGGASSDIYQKGYRNVFGLYTVAPNYGRDLVELATNLDRGAKRIAIIYEKDIFSQDAAEGALEHARRKGLNVVLYEGYPKQVQDLSSLMQKLRLLKPDIVIGSGHFQDAVLMVKQLKQFRINPRFLGLTVGPALPAFAEALGEDAEGIFGPVQWSTALNYRDPLFGNNREFVKLYRERFGSDPEYHVAGAVAAGIVFQKAIEKAGSVEVDKVRNALRKLKVETLFGVIGFDDTGKVVTKPMAVIQIQRGRQVTVYPFEEAKPIYPKPQWR; encoded by the coding sequence ATGAAGGTGTTGTTGGCGATCCTTTTGGTGCTTGTGAGTCTCTCTTTCCCACAGGATGTTATAAAGTTCGGTGCAGCCATATCACTTACTGGTAAGCTTGCCAAAGAGGGTCAGCTACTCAAGCAAGGCTATGAGCTTTGGAAGGAAAGGGTCAACGCACTGGGAGGTATAAAAGTGGGAGGAAAGCACTATAAGGTGGATGTAGTGTATTACGACGACCAGAGCGACCCTGTAACTTCTGCGAGGCTCGTAGAGAGGCTTATAGTAGAAGATGGCATCAAGTTTATTCTTGGACCGTACGGGAGCGCTCAGGTTTTTTCTTCTGCACCCATAGTGGAGAAGTATGGGGCTATTATGGTACAGGCTGGCGGTGCCTCCTCCGACATATATCAGAAGGGATACAGAAATGTTTTTGGTCTTTACACCGTTGCACCCAATTACGGAAGGGACCTTGTTGAGCTTGCTACCAACTTAGACAGAGGTGCAAAAAGGATAGCCATAATATACGAAAAGGACATATTTTCACAGGATGCGGCTGAAGGTGCTTTAGAGCATGCCAGAAGAAAGGGTCTTAATGTGGTGCTTTATGAGGGTTATCCCAAACAGGTGCAAGATCTGTCCAGTCTCATGCAAAAGTTAAGGCTTTTAAAACCTGATATAGTAATAGGTTCAGGGCATTTTCAGGATGCTGTCTTAATGGTAAAGCAGTTAAAACAGTTTAGGATAAATCCAAGATTTTTGGGGCTTACTGTAGGTCCAGCACTGCCTGCTTTTGCTGAGGCTCTTGGGGAGGATGCGGAGGGCATATTTGGACCAGTCCAGTGGAGTACGGCGCTCAATTACAGAGATCCGTTATTCGGGAACAACCGTGAGTTTGTGAAGCTTTATAGAGAGCGGTTTGGTTCAGACCCGGAGTACCATGTGGCAGGTGCAGTTGCGGCAGGTATAGTATTCCAGAAGGCCATTGAGAAGGCAGGAAGTGTTGAAGTAGACAAGGTTAGAAATGCTCTCAGGAAGCTGAAGGTGGAAACCCTCTTTGGAGTGATAGGCTTTGACGATACGGGTAAAGTGGTCACAAAACCTATGGCAGTTATTCAGATACAAAGAGGTAGGCAGGTAACTGTTTATCCCTTTGAAGAAGCCAAACCCATATATCCCAAACCCCAATGGAGATAG
- a CDS encoding transporter substrate-binding domain-containing protein has product MRKNYRLPWRVLGKFIILLPLLIPLIARPAPKELTACSDPGLIPLFDMQGRGIYNKIEELIASYYGQKIGRYFFPMQMGFIRHTLVEKACHFVVGVPAGYELTLNTKPLFRSTYVLVYRSDSGFDIKGIDDPILSRLKIGGIVNNPAFFYLKDEGITNYVGYNSFYDSFNRPDDNPNLQIIKDLLDKKIDVAVLWGPIAGYFVKEYNGKLKMILPNPKSQSDVRLDYKVAIGVRKGDTLMKEYVEKAILEQKEAIKSLLVSNNVPLLPCDNCVINP; this is encoded by the coding sequence ATGAGAAAAAATTACAGGTTGCCATGGAGAGTGTTAGGTAAGTTTATTATTCTGCTTCCTCTGCTTATCCCTTTAATAGCCAGACCTGCGCCCAAGGAACTTACCGCGTGCAGTGATCCGGGACTTATCCCCCTCTTTGATATGCAAGGTAGGGGTATATACAATAAAATAGAGGAACTCATAGCAAGCTATTATGGGCAAAAGATAGGGCGGTACTTTTTTCCCATGCAGATGGGTTTTATAAGACATACTCTTGTAGAAAAGGCTTGTCACTTTGTGGTAGGTGTGCCAGCTGGATATGAACTTACATTGAACACCAAACCCCTCTTCAGGTCCACCTATGTGCTTGTTTATAGAAGCGATAGCGGTTTTGATATAAAGGGTATAGATGATCCCATACTAAGCAGATTAAAAATAGGGGGTATAGTGAACAATCCTGCTTTCTTCTACCTTAAAGACGAGGGTATTACCAATTATGTAGGTTACAACAGCTTTTACGATTCTTTTAACAGACCGGATGATAACCCTAACCTTCAAATAATAAAAGACCTGCTTGACAAAAAGATAGATGTGGCTGTACTGTGGGGTCCAATCGCTGGTTACTTTGTAAAAGAGTATAACGGTAAACTCAAGATGATACTTCCTAATCCGAAGTCTCAAAGTGATGTAAGGCTCGACTATAAAGTAGCAATAGGAGTGAGGAAAGGTGATACACTTATGAAGGAATATGTGGAAAAGGCTATCTTAGAACAGAAGGAAGCTATAAAGAGCCTTCTTGTAAGTAACAATGTACCTTTATTACCATGTGATAACTGTGTAATAAACCCATAA
- a CDS encoding ABC transporter ATP-binding protein: MERDTLLLECDGINCGYKDAQVLYHVRITVKEGEAVVVFGSNGSGKTTLLKVLSGIIKPWSGIVRFRGRDITKLSPHDRVKLGIAFASDTRNLFLSMSVEENLILGAYTRKKNVKEGLEMVYHYFPDLASQRKKLAGELSGGFQRMLSIGRAIMSKPLLLMIDELSLGLSPKMVDKLGQALMSINRERGIAMLVVEQEVYLAGSMCRRGYVFDLGRVVAQGDVQKLLKEDTVRRIYMGV; the protein is encoded by the coding sequence TTGGAGAGAGATACTCTTCTCTTGGAGTGTGATGGTATAAACTGCGGGTACAAAGATGCGCAGGTACTTTACCATGTGCGTATAACGGTGAAGGAGGGAGAGGCGGTTGTTGTGTTTGGCTCCAACGGCTCAGGGAAGACCACACTTCTAAAGGTGCTGAGCGGTATTATAAAGCCCTGGAGTGGAATTGTAAGATTCCGTGGCAGGGATATAACAAAACTCAGCCCTCACGATAGGGTAAAGCTGGGCATTGCCTTCGCAAGCGATACAAGAAACCTCTTTTTGAGTATGAGCGTGGAGGAGAACTTAATACTGGGGGCTTACACAAGAAAGAAAAATGTCAAAGAAGGACTTGAAATGGTATATCACTACTTTCCTGACCTTGCTTCCCAAAGGAAAAAATTGGCAGGTGAGCTTTCGGGTGGTTTTCAGAGAATGCTCTCCATAGGAAGAGCCATCATGTCTAAGCCTCTACTTCTTATGATTGACGAGCTGTCTTTAGGACTTTCGCCCAAGATGGTGGACAAGTTAGGGCAAGCTCTGATGTCTATAAACAGGGAAAGAGGCATAGCCATGCTCGTAGTAGAACAGGAAGTTTATCTTGCGGGTAGCATGTGTAGAAGGGGTTATGTGTTTGATCTTGGAAGGGTCGTTGCTCAAGGAGATGTCCAAAAACTCCTTAAAGAGGATACCGTCAGAAGGATTTATATGGGTGTTTAA
- a CDS encoding ABC transporter ATP-binding protein yields the protein MERLLEVIDVRKSFGGNRVLEGVSFSVKGGEILGIIGPNGSGKTTLLNVISGLIRQDSGKILLMGKDISDAKPHVRARLGMGRTFQNPRAFPSLIVLECLKIAQLHSGRDVQIDELLKKTGLYELQGRASDKLSLAQRKRLELAKALAIKPKVLLLDEIFAGLNPASIGEVSHLIKQLKDEGLGIVIVEHVLSALVPLADRLLVLAGGRVIYDGDKYEAFRDEKVRRAYLGERYSSLGV from the coding sequence ATGGAAAGGCTCTTAGAGGTTATTGATGTGAGAAAGTCCTTTGGTGGTAATAGAGTGCTGGAAGGTGTATCCTTCAGCGTTAAAGGGGGTGAAATCCTTGGAATTATAGGTCCCAACGGGTCTGGCAAAACCACGCTTCTTAATGTGATCTCTGGCTTAATAAGGCAAGACAGTGGAAAGATCCTTTTAATGGGTAAGGATATAAGTGACGCAAAACCCCATGTGAGGGCAAGGCTCGGCATGGGAAGAACCTTTCAGAATCCGAGAGCCTTCCCATCTCTTATTGTACTGGAGTGCCTCAAGATAGCACAGCTACACTCGGGAAGGGATGTGCAGATAGATGAGCTTTTAAAGAAAACAGGTCTGTATGAACTCCAGGGCAGGGCTTCCGATAAGTTGTCTCTGGCTCAAAGAAAGAGGCTTGAGCTTGCCAAGGCTCTGGCTATAAAACCTAAGGTCCTTTTGCTTGACGAGATCTTTGCTGGACTAAATCCAGCTTCTATTGGGGAGGTATCCCATCTGATAAAACAGCTCAAGGATGAAGGATTGGGTATAGTTATTGTGGAGCACGTTTTAAGCGCTCTTGTTCCCCTCGCGGATAGACTGCTCGTACTGGCAGGTGGGCGGGTCATATACGATGGGGACAAGTACGAAGCTTTTCGTGATGAAAAGGTAAGGAGGGCATATCTTGGAGAGAGATACTCTTCTCTTGGAGTGTGA
- a CDS encoding TonB-dependent receptor family protein produces MKRVWVWYTILLSLTVSSGSSLAQDMEVPPIVITATRTEKPLFELSTSAGTVEKENIQTALPNLQPADVLSRISGVYAQDRGRNFAQDAKIIIRGFGARTQFGVREMKLFWDGVPLTMADGQGDIDKLDMSFIKHVEVLKGPLAVLYGNSAGSVIYFESEDGGLKPISAQLKISGGSYGFHKENLRLGGQVERLNYMFGLTTLYTTGFRDHSSARRNYANLKTMVEVTDRSSLTLFLHLFDEPFAKDPGALTKAEFEKDPKQASPIYKANDAREIIQNREIGFLYQHELVQNHSFKVTGYLGHRDFTGYTPVIVNDFGRDYYGVGFNWLSKFKVADRRIETTLGIDTDFMKEDRNNFQNASGNKGNLQYTQNSDVKNLGLYALVSLDITKSLQLNGGARYSKVNFSADYNRLSPSALFVSSERNFQFTSWALTLSYKPIQRVNLYTGVGRGFITPTLIELINSPSGPGGLNQNLKASKFYNYEAGIKTLLGQGTYLDTAIFLVKTSDELIPKQLFPGTNYYVNAGKTERKGVELYLTHELPFNLYTTLSYTYMEATFKDFIDTDGLNKSGRRVPGIPRHTFFYELGWKPTKNLVASIDVKYADKIWADNSNTASADSYTIVNLKSSYKFNIFGHNLDAFFRIENLFDKKYVTSVVPNATGGRYYEPGPGRNYYVGMALSF; encoded by the coding sequence ATGAAGAGGGTATGGGTGTGGTATACTATCTTATTGTCTCTAACCGTATCTTCTGGCTCTTCACTTGCACAAGATATGGAGGTCCCACCGATAGTTATAACTGCTACAAGAACTGAAAAACCTCTGTTTGAACTTTCCACTTCTGCCGGTACTGTGGAAAAAGAAAACATTCAAACAGCTCTTCCAAACCTTCAACCTGCTGATGTCCTATCCCGTATATCTGGTGTTTATGCCCAAGACAGAGGGAGAAACTTCGCTCAGGATGCCAAGATAATAATAAGGGGTTTTGGTGCAAGGACACAGTTTGGCGTCAGAGAAATGAAGCTCTTCTGGGATGGGGTGCCTCTCACCATGGCAGATGGTCAGGGTGATATAGACAAACTTGACATGAGTTTTATAAAGCATGTGGAGGTTCTTAAAGGTCCTCTCGCTGTCCTTTACGGTAACTCCGCAGGTAGTGTAATATACTTTGAAAGCGAAGATGGTGGATTGAAACCCATCTCCGCACAACTTAAAATATCTGGTGGAAGTTATGGCTTTCATAAAGAGAACCTGCGGTTGGGTGGACAAGTAGAAAGGCTTAATTACATGTTTGGGCTTACAACCCTTTACACTACTGGTTTCCGTGATCACAGTTCCGCCAGAAGAAATTATGCAAACCTCAAGACAATGGTAGAAGTTACGGATAGGTCTTCTCTTACTTTATTCTTACACCTCTTTGACGAACCCTTTGCCAAAGACCCAGGTGCTCTCACCAAAGCAGAATTTGAGAAAGATCCCAAGCAGGCATCTCCCATTTACAAAGCAAATGATGCAAGGGAAATTATACAAAATAGGGAGATAGGATTTCTTTACCAGCACGAGCTTGTACAAAATCACTCCTTTAAGGTTACTGGTTACCTGGGGCACAGGGATTTTACAGGATATACCCCGGTCATAGTGAACGACTTTGGAAGGGATTACTATGGTGTTGGTTTTAACTGGCTCAGCAAGTTCAAGGTTGCGGATAGGAGAATAGAAACGACACTGGGTATAGATACAGATTTTATGAAGGAAGATAGAAACAATTTCCAAAACGCCAGCGGGAATAAGGGGAACCTTCAATATACTCAAAACAGCGATGTGAAGAACTTGGGACTTTATGCACTTGTGAGCCTTGATATCACGAAAAGTCTACAGCTTAATGGAGGTGCAAGGTATTCAAAGGTGAACTTTAGCGCAGATTATAACAGGCTATCCCCTTCTGCACTCTTTGTGTCAAGTGAAAGGAACTTCCAGTTTACAAGCTGGGCTTTGACACTTAGCTACAAACCCATACAAAGGGTAAACCTCTACACAGGTGTAGGTAGAGGGTTTATAACACCTACCCTCATAGAGCTTATAAATTCACCCTCAGGTCCGGGAGGGCTTAACCAGAATCTTAAAGCTTCCAAGTTTTACAACTACGAAGCAGGCATAAAAACACTCTTGGGCCAGGGAACATATTTAGACACTGCCATCTTCTTGGTGAAAACCTCCGACGAGCTTATACCAAAGCAGCTCTTTCCGGGTACTAACTACTATGTAAATGCTGGTAAAACGGAAAGAAAAGGTGTTGAGCTCTACTTAACGCACGAGCTACCCTTTAATCTCTACACTACGCTATCATATACTTACATGGAAGCTACCTTTAAAGACTTTATAGATACGGATGGTCTAAATAAGTCAGGTAGGAGGGTCCCCGGCATCCCGAGGCACACTTTCTTTTATGAGCTCGGCTGGAAGCCTACAAAGAACTTGGTAGCTTCCATTGATGTGAAGTATGCAGATAAGATCTGGGCAGATAACAGCAATACGGCAAGCGCAGACAGCTATACAATAGTAAACCTAAAAAGTTCTTACAAATTTAATATTTTTGGTCACAATCTGGATGCTTTCTTCAGAATTGAGAACCTATTTGACAAAAAGTATGTAACCTCAGTTGTACCAAATGCAACAGGGGGAAGGTATTACGAACCAGGTCCAGGCAGAAATTACTATGTAGGTATGGCATTGAGTTTTTAA
- a CDS encoding branched-chain amino acid ABC transporter permease gives MLKLFILVIAGAVFPLLADPYWLRVASSALLLSSLAYSHNLFFHFLGYPTFGGVAFFGIGAYTFSLLFSHNLPIYASLPFAGILSSLFAIPLLPVVLRLKSHYFAIGTLALQITLMEVAENLSITGGTKGYALKVSESSNLIAFYLFLLLTVILLIYCAFLERSILGKTLKAIKEDEEAAQILGINPTPYKMLMLISMTFSLGLLGGTFSIWSAYIDAPTVFSPVLSVKTFFILILSMRAPILGPLLWSILFELIFELMWSSFPQVHGLLLGIAIILLILIFPKGVLWKGS, from the coding sequence ATGCTTAAGCTGTTTATCTTGGTTATAGCAGGTGCTGTTTTCCCTTTACTTGCAGACCCTTACTGGCTTCGTGTAGCAAGTTCTGCTTTGCTACTTTCCTCTCTTGCTTACTCTCACAACCTCTTCTTTCACTTTCTTGGGTATCCTACCTTTGGAGGCGTTGCCTTCTTCGGTATAGGGGCTTATACCTTTTCCCTCCTCTTCTCCCACAACTTACCTATTTATGCATCCCTGCCATTTGCAGGGATCCTCTCCTCCCTCTTTGCCATACCCCTTTTGCCCGTAGTTCTGAGATTAAAAAGCCATTACTTTGCTATAGGTACATTAGCTTTGCAGATCACGCTTATGGAGGTGGCTGAAAACCTCAGCATAACTGGCGGTACAAAAGGCTATGCCCTAAAAGTTTCAGAGAGTAGCAACTTAATTGCCTTTTACCTCTTTCTGTTGCTTACTGTCATACTGCTAATTTACTGTGCCTTTCTGGAAAGGTCCATTTTAGGGAAGACCCTTAAAGCTATAAAGGAGGATGAAGAGGCAGCCCAAATCTTGGGTATAAACCCCACGCCTTACAAAATGCTGATGCTCATCTCCATGACCTTCTCCTTGGGTCTTTTGGGGGGTACTTTTTCCATCTGGAGTGCGTACATTGATGCACCCACCGTCTTTAGCCCGGTGCTTTCAGTAAAGACTTTCTTTATTCTCATCCTTTCCATGAGGGCTCCCATCCTTGGACCTCTCCTCTGGTCAATCCTCTTTGAGCTTATTTTTGAGCTAATGTGGAGCAGTTTTCCACAGGTACACGGACTGCTCTTGGGTATTGCTATAATCCTCCTTATATTGATATTCCCGAAGGGTGTCTTATGGAAAGGCTCTTAG
- a CDS encoding branched-chain amino acid ABC transporter permease, with translation MEIVFQLLLDALLLAGFYSMLSSGFSLMWGVTGIINLAYGSFVLLGAYLLYTLYLSGVGLLTAFFIVLAVGLLSGAVLEMFFFNKLMNYEPFTLLVLTFGLDILLTNFLNLLFKADIRSLSVKGLEGSLLLGDFIVPYNKLSVFLLSSLVISALQFYLKFSWTGKAIRAISADPIGAQLCGINPKRVYTVSTSLATALAMISGGFYAFLQGFTPFDSESITLRAFFVCVVGGLGSTHGLLAGSFILASSEVFSGFYLGEGWKTAVSLLILVFFLIFRPRGLIGIKYA, from the coding sequence ATGGAGATAGTTTTCCAGCTCCTTCTTGATGCCTTGCTCCTTGCAGGCTTTTACAGTATGCTTTCCTCTGGCTTTTCCCTCATGTGGGGAGTGACAGGCATAATCAACTTAGCTTATGGCTCTTTTGTGCTTTTGGGAGCTTACTTGCTTTACACACTTTATCTTTCAGGTGTGGGTCTTTTAACTGCTTTTTTTATAGTGCTTGCAGTCGGTTTGCTTAGCGGTGCTGTGCTTGAAATGTTCTTTTTCAACAAACTGATGAATTACGAACCCTTTACATTACTTGTGCTTACCTTTGGGCTTGATATACTTCTTACCAACTTCCTTAACCTCCTCTTTAAGGCGGATATAAGGTCCTTATCGGTAAAAGGCTTGGAGGGATCTCTTCTTCTTGGTGACTTTATTGTTCCTTACAATAAGCTCTCAGTGTTCCTTCTCTCTTCTTTGGTCATATCAGCTTTGCAGTTTTACCTTAAGTTTTCATGGACGGGCAAAGCCATAAGGGCTATTTCGGCTGATCCTATAGGTGCGCAGCTTTGTGGTATAAACCCCAAAAGGGTCTATACAGTGAGCACATCTTTGGCTACAGCTCTTGCTATGATCTCAGGGGGCTTTTATGCCTTCCTTCAGGGTTTTACTCCTTTTGATTCTGAGAGCATAACCTTAAGAGCTTTCTTCGTTTGCGTTGTGGGAGGTTTGGGAAGCACTCATGGTCTGCTGGCGGGTAGTTTTATACTTGCCTCTTCCGAAGTCTTCTCCGGTTTTTACTTAGGTGAAGGGTGGAAAACGGCGGTATCCCTGCTTATTCTAGTGTTTTTCCTTATATTCAGACCTCGCGGCCTTATTGGGATAAAGTATGCTTAA